From the genome of Deinococcus sp. JMULE3, one region includes:
- a CDS encoding U32 family peptidase, producing MSPVGGEAQLRAAVEAGADAVFFGVNPARGEGRADGAGFHARAKVGFDLEALPDIMGGLHARGVLGFVTFNVLVFDRELRQAERQLMALAEAGVDALIVQDHGVARLAHEICPDLPIHGSTQMSITSAEGAELARRFGASRVVLGRELSLRDIERIKNATDIELETFVHGALCVSYSGQCFSSEAWGGRSANRGQCAQACRLPYELFVDGEHRDLGDARYLLSPGDLYALHQVPELVRIGVDCLKIEGRYKDAEFVALTTAAYRKAVDEAWAGLPLSVTAQEERDLEQVYSRGLGPHFMAGTNHQTVVRGRAPRHRGVRVGTVRGVTERGVLVELSEPLKPGDGLVFDPANWRTPEGREEGGFLYGLWQDGRQLDDAALDGVRAGGLYELRFGRGAVDGRRVREGDPVWRTQDPTLAARVKPLVEAADPLHTRPVDAHFVGHVGQPPALTLTDGQGRSVTVTLPEPLSGARNRALDEAGLREQLGKLGGTPYHLGTLSTDLQGAGFLPVSALNALRREAAAALTDARAAAPERTVTPRLDDALAALTRPQAPAPTATRLHALVRTPEQLDAALESRPDSVTLDYLELYGLKPSVERVRAAGIPVRVASPRILKPTEQNLQKFLESLGAGILVRSGGLLEGLQAAGTTAELTGDFSLNAANVLTTRALLDLGLKRLTPTFDLNAQQITELASLVGGAALEPVAYGHLPVFHTEHCVFCRFLSSGTDYTNCGHPCESHRVALRDERGRAHPVMADVGCRNTVFEGRPQVAAAHLRDWQAAGIRDLRVEFVHETPEQVREVIAAHRAYLNGELNAAQLQAALDDLTEQGTTEGSLFVPNDFGLLDALPILS from the coding sequence ATGAGCCCGGTGGGCGGTGAGGCGCAACTGCGCGCCGCAGTGGAGGCCGGCGCGGACGCCGTGTTCTTCGGCGTGAATCCCGCGCGTGGCGAGGGCCGCGCGGACGGGGCGGGCTTCCACGCCCGCGCGAAGGTGGGCTTCGATCTGGAGGCCCTGCCGGACATCATGGGCGGCCTGCACGCGCGCGGCGTGCTGGGCTTCGTGACGTTCAACGTGCTGGTGTTCGACCGGGAACTGCGGCAGGCCGAGCGGCAGCTGATGGCCCTGGCGGAGGCCGGGGTGGACGCGCTGATCGTGCAGGATCACGGCGTGGCGCGCCTGGCGCACGAGATCTGCCCGGATCTGCCCATTCACGGCAGCACGCAGATGAGCATCACGTCCGCCGAGGGCGCCGAGCTGGCGCGGCGCTTCGGGGCGAGCCGCGTGGTGCTGGGCCGCGAACTGAGCCTGCGGGACATCGAGCGAATCAAGAACGCGACCGACATCGAACTGGAGACGTTCGTGCACGGCGCGCTGTGCGTCAGTTACTCCGGGCAGTGTTTCTCCAGTGAGGCCTGGGGTGGGCGCAGCGCGAACCGCGGGCAGTGCGCGCAGGCGTGCCGCCTCCCGTACGAGCTGTTCGTGGACGGCGAGCACCGCGACCTGGGCGACGCCCGCTACCTGCTGTCGCCCGGGGACCTGTACGCGCTGCATCAGGTGCCGGAACTGGTGCGGATCGGCGTGGACTGCCTGAAGATCGAGGGCCGCTACAAGGACGCCGAGTTCGTCGCCCTGACGACCGCCGCGTACCGCAAGGCCGTGGACGAGGCCTGGGCGGGCCTCCCGCTGAGCGTCACCGCGCAGGAGGAACGCGACCTGGAACAGGTGTACTCGCGCGGGCTGGGGCCGCACTTCATGGCGGGCACCAACCACCAGACCGTCGTGCGCGGCCGCGCGCCGAGGCACCGTGGCGTGCGCGTCGGCACCGTGCGCGGCGTGACCGAACGTGGCGTGCTGGTCGAACTGAGCGAGCCCCTGAAACCCGGCGACGGACTGGTGTTCGACCCCGCGAACTGGCGCACCCCGGAAGGGCGCGAGGAGGGCGGCTTCCTGTACGGCCTGTGGCAGGACGGCCGCCAGCTGGACGACGCGGCGCTGGACGGCGTGCGCGCGGGTGGCCTGTACGAGCTGCGCTTCGGGCGCGGCGCGGTGGACGGCCGCCGCGTGCGCGAGGGGGACCCGGTGTGGCGCACCCAGGACCCCACCCTGGCCGCCCGCGTGAAACCGCTGGTGGAGGCCGCCGACCCGCTGCACACCCGCCCGGTGGACGCGCACTTCGTCGGGCACGTGGGCCAGCCGCCCGCGCTGACCCTGACCGACGGGCAGGGCCGCAGCGTGACCGTCACACTGCCCGAACCGCTCTCCGGGGCACGCAACCGCGCGCTGGACGAGGCGGGCCTGCGCGAGCAGCTGGGGAAACTGGGCGGCACGCCGTACCACCTCGGGACCCTCAGCACCGATCTTCAGGGGGCGGGCTTCCTGCCGGTCAGCGCCCTGAACGCCCTGCGCCGCGAGGCCGCCGCCGCCCTGACCGACGCCCGCGCCGCCGCGCCCGAGCGGACGGTCACGCCGCGCCTGGACGACGCGCTGGCCGCCCTGACCCGCCCGCAGGCCCCCGCGCCCACCGCGACCCGCCTGCACGCGCTGGTCCGCACGCCCGAACAGCTGGACGCCGCGCTTGAGAGCCGGCCCGACTCGGTCACGCTGGACTACCTGGAACTGTACGGCCTGAAACCCAGCGTGGAACGCGTCCGGGCCGCCGGGATCCCCGTGCGGGTGGCCAGCCCCCGCATCCTGAAACCCACCGAGCAGAACCTCCAGAAGTTCCTCGAATCCCTGGGCGCGGGCATCCTGGTCCGCAGCGGCGGCCTGCTGGAAGGCCTGCAGGCCGCCGGGACGACGGCGGAACTCACGGGGGATTTCAGCCTGAACGCCGCGAACGTCCTGACCACCCGCGCGCTGCTGGACCTGGGGTTGAAACGCCTGACGCCCACCTTCGACCTGAACGCCCAGCAGATCACCGAACTGGCCTCCCTGGTGGGTGGCGCGGCGCTGGAACCCGTCGCGTACGGGCACCTGCCGGTCTTCCACACCGAGCATTGCGTGTTCTGCCGTTTCCTGAGCAGCGGCACCGATTACACGAACTGCGGGCACCCCTGCGAGTCGCACCGCGTCGCGCTGCGGGACGAGCGGGGCCGCGCGCACCCGGTCATGGCGGACGTCGGCTGCCGCAACACCGTGTTCGAGGGTCGCCCCCAGGTGGCCGCCGCGCACCTGCGCGACTGGCAGGCGGCAGGCATCCGCGACCTCCGGGTGGAATTCGTGCACGAGACGCCCGAGCAGGTCCGCGAGGTCATCGCCGCGCACCGCGCGTACCTGAACGGCGAACTGAACGCCGCGCAACTCCAGGCGGCGCTGGACGACCTGACCGAGCAGGGCACCACCGAGGGCAGCCTGTTTGTCCCGAACGACTTCGGGCTGCTGGACGCCCTGCCCATCCTGAGCTGA
- a CDS encoding DUF402 domain-containing protein codes for MATLAHPVKVERHDVPGRQHHTNTGVRPVHTYHRTPHGLYVARTFAGHPRIRHWQAHLLPGLNLVACRYDFHGRREHDYYLDVATITDAGDVWEVRDLYLDLIVHDGLMAEIVDTDELVASRAEGFIGEGEALRAVQVAHDTLSGLARARYSLNDWLATRGVRLHWHEWSLLSR; via the coding sequence ATGGCGACCCTGGCGCACCCGGTGAAGGTGGAACGGCATGACGTGCCGGGTCGGCAGCATCACACGAACACCGGGGTGCGCCCGGTGCACACGTACCACCGCACCCCGCACGGCCTGTACGTCGCGCGGACCTTCGCGGGCCACCCGCGCATCCGGCACTGGCAGGCGCACCTGCTTCCGGGGCTGAACCTCGTGGCGTGCCGGTACGACTTCCACGGGCGGCGCGAGCACGACTACTACCTGGACGTGGCGACCATCACGGACGCGGGGGACGTGTGGGAGGTCCGGGACCTGTACCTGGACCTGATCGTGCACGACGGGCTGATGGCCGAGATCGTGGACACCGACGAACTCGTGGCGTCCCGCGCCGAGGGGTTCATCGGGGAAGGCGAGGCGCTGCGGGCCGTGCAGGTCGCGCACGACACGCTGTCCGGACTGGCCCGCGCCCGCTACAGCCTGAACGACTGGCTGGCGACGCGCGGCGTGCGGCTGCACTGGCACGAGTGGAGCCTGCTCAGCCGCTGA
- a CDS encoding glucose-1-phosphate adenylyltransferase family protein, translating into MARFSTRSLSSGPAGRGTRVAGKKVLVLILAGGKGERLGVLTQERAKPALTFGGTYRLIDFALSNCMHSGLPDVWVLEEYQLHTLNDHLTNGRPWDLDRTYGGLEVLPPSPDTLTGALEDAGNADALHANRHLIRSFAPDVLVVLSADHVYTLDYTEVILHHLKVGAAVTMVTTDLPAGEDAGRFGNVQVTKRGRVKRFAYKPEQPLGGPITTEVFVYDAPALLRTLDDLRAATPAGKGLGDFGHALIPSFVKAKTAHAYELDGYWLDVGLPGAYFRAHQDLLAGRSVRLDAPDWPVLSSSIPRMPARIAQGARVEDSLVSYGCHVQGRVIRSVLSPGVTVEAGAVVEDAVILRDATIRAGAHVRRAIVDEEAVIAACVDGGPDGLAVIGARAHIAAPVKGDTQVEPGRRWRKGSRERTAHE; encoded by the coding sequence ATGGCACGATTCTCGACCCGCAGTCTCAGCAGTGGCCCCGCCGGGCGCGGCACCCGCGTCGCTGGCAAGAAAGTTCTCGTCCTGATCCTCGCCGGGGGGAAGGGCGAGCGGCTGGGCGTCCTGACGCAGGAGCGCGCCAAGCCCGCCCTGACGTTCGGCGGCACGTACCGCCTGATCGACTTCGCGCTGAGCAACTGCATGCACAGCGGCCTGCCGGACGTGTGGGTGCTGGAGGAATACCAGCTGCACACCCTGAACGACCACCTGACGAACGGCCGCCCCTGGGACCTGGACCGCACGTACGGCGGCCTGGAGGTGCTGCCCCCCAGCCCGGACACGCTGACCGGCGCGCTGGAGGACGCCGGGAACGCGGACGCCCTGCATGCCAACCGGCACCTGATCCGCTCGTTCGCGCCGGACGTGCTGGTGGTCCTGTCCGCCGATCACGTGTACACCCTGGACTACACCGAGGTCATCCTCCACCACCTGAAGGTCGGCGCGGCCGTCACGATGGTCACCACCGATCTTCCTGCCGGGGAGGACGCGGGCCGTTTCGGGAACGTGCAGGTCACGAAACGGGGCCGCGTGAAGCGCTTCGCGTACAAGCCCGAACAGCCGCTGGGTGGCCCCATCACCACGGAAGTCTTCGTGTACGACGCGCCCGCGCTGCTGCGCACCCTGGACGACCTGCGCGCCGCCACGCCCGCCGGGAAGGGCCTGGGGGACTTCGGGCACGCGCTGATCCCCTCGTTCGTGAAGGCGAAGACGGCGCACGCGTACGAACTGGACGGCTACTGGCTGGACGTGGGCCTGCCCGGCGCGTATTTCCGCGCGCACCAGGACCTCCTCGCGGGCCGCTCGGTGCGGCTGGACGCGCCCGACTGGCCGGTCCTGAGCAGCAGCATCCCCCGCATGCCCGCCCGGATTGCGCAGGGCGCGCGGGTGGAGGACAGCCTCGTGTCGTACGGCTGCCACGTGCAGGGCCGCGTGATCCGCTCGGTGCTGTCCCCCGGCGTGACCGTGGAGGCCGGGGCGGTCGTCGAGGACGCCGTGATCCTCCGCGACGCGACCATCCGCGCCGGAGCGCACGTGCGCCGCGCCATCGTGGACGAGGAAGCCGTCATCGCCGCCTGCGTGGACGGCGGCCCGGATGGTCTGGCCGTGATCGGCGCGCGCGCCCACATCGCTGCGCCCGTCAAGGGCGACACGCAGGTGGAACCGGGCCGCCGCTGGCGCAAAGGCTCCCGCGAACGCACCGCCCACGAGTAA
- a CDS encoding MFS transporter, which yields MTSPASPESLSPPDGWRTFLWLWGSQALSVIGSAIAGFAFNIYLTQTRFPLAEQKPQLAAALSLTALAWALTATLLAPLAGAWTDRHDRRRIMLACDVAGVALTLGTLLLVGSAATPLWALVVLTALMGAVSTFHGSAFDASYTSLVPRERLPRANGMMQTVWSLAGLVGPAAAALLIGVPALLRQSGSGPAWLSGLQDGVPFAYAVDAVTFLVAVLILSRLRVPSPVRREGEARGSLLADMRFGWVFIGQRRPLLALLLTFAVANLCTSNLGVLEPLIVKFGLNGDWEARGGTLQGTLATLAVVQSVGGVLGGVLISTWGGLKRNRVLGVLVPMIVSGLAFAAFGAAGTVLGAAAALLVMGLTFPAMNAHSQSIWQSQVPPELQGRVFSVRRLIAQFTSPASSALAGLLAARYAPGGVAVAAGLTLAVVAGLQLLNPALRRVEDPALSGYAPSGAD from the coding sequence ATGACCTCCCCTGCTTCCCCCGAGTCCCTGTCGCCGCCGGACGGGTGGCGGACGTTCCTGTGGCTGTGGGGGTCGCAGGCGCTGAGCGTGATCGGGTCGGCCATCGCGGGCTTCGCGTTCAACATCTACCTGACGCAGACGCGTTTTCCGCTGGCGGAGCAGAAGCCGCAGCTGGCGGCGGCGCTGTCGCTGACCGCGCTGGCGTGGGCGCTCACGGCGACGCTGCTGGCGCCGCTGGCGGGCGCGTGGACGGACCGGCATGACCGGCGGCGGATCATGCTGGCCTGCGACGTGGCGGGCGTGGCGCTGACGCTGGGGACGCTGCTGCTGGTGGGTTCGGCGGCGACGCCGCTGTGGGCGCTGGTGGTCCTCACGGCCCTGATGGGCGCGGTGTCTACGTTCCACGGTTCGGCGTTCGACGCGAGTTACACGAGTCTGGTGCCGCGTGAGCGGCTGCCGCGCGCGAACGGCATGATGCAGACGGTGTGGAGTCTGGCGGGGCTGGTGGGTCCGGCGGCGGCGGCGCTGCTGATCGGCGTGCCCGCCCTGCTGCGCCAGAGCGGGAGTGGTCCGGCGTGGCTCTCGGGCCTGCAGGACGGGGTGCCGTTCGCGTACGCGGTGGACGCGGTGACGTTCCTGGTGGCGGTCCTGATCCTGTCGCGGCTGCGCGTGCCATCCCCGGTGCGGCGGGAGGGAGAAGCGCGCGGCAGCCTGCTGGCGGACATGCGCTTCGGGTGGGTGTTCATCGGGCAGCGGCGGCCCCTGCTGGCCCTGCTGCTGACGTTCGCCGTGGCGAACCTGTGCACGAGCAACCTGGGCGTGCTGGAGCCCCTGATCGTGAAGTTCGGCCTGAACGGCGACTGGGAGGCGCGCGGCGGGACGCTCCAGGGCACGCTGGCGACCCTGGCGGTCGTGCAGAGCGTCGGCGGCGTGCTGGGGGGGGTGCTGATCAGCACCTGGGGCGGCCTGAAACGGAACCGGGTGCTGGGCGTGCTGGTGCCCATGATCGTGTCGGGGCTGGCGTTCGCGGCGTTCGGCGCGGCGGGCACCGTGCTGGGCGCGGCGGCGGCCCTGCTCGTCATGGGGCTGACCTTCCCGGCGATGAACGCGCACTCGCAGAGCATCTGGCAGTCGCAGGTGCCGCCCGAGCTGCAGGGCCGGGTGTTCAGTGTCCGACGCCTGATCGCGCAGTTCACGTCCCCGGCCAGCAGTGCGCTGGCGGGCCTCCTGGCCGCACGGTACGCGCCGGGCGGCGTGGCGGTCGCGGCGGGCCTGACGCTGGCGGTCGTGGCGGGTCTGCAACTCCTGAACCCGGCCCTGCGGCGCGTGGAGGACCCGGCGCTGTCCGGGTACGCGCCCAGCGGGGCGGACTGA
- a CDS encoding GNAT family N-acetyltransferase, whose product MLRLHATPTPDTDALLTRAMAPETQRIQAALHRYRTDPDWQLHTWEVAGQVVCAAGLTTQGTHATVLHIGTHPDHTGQGHARALLHALMDTLHLHTLTAETDDDAADFYRHSGFHVQEIPSPWDRRRYRCTLTREA is encoded by the coding sequence ATGCTGCGCCTGCACGCCACCCCCACCCCCGACACCGACGCCCTCCTGACCCGTGCCATGGCTCCCGAAACACAGCGCATCCAGGCCGCCCTGCACCGCTACCGCACCGATCCCGACTGGCAGCTGCACACCTGGGAGGTCGCCGGACAGGTCGTCTGCGCCGCCGGGCTGACCACTCAGGGAACACACGCCACCGTTCTTCACATCGGCACGCACCCCGACCACACCGGGCAGGGCCACGCCCGCGCCCTCCTGCACGCCCTGATGGACACCCTGCACCTGCACACCCTGACCGCCGAAACCGACGATGACGCCGCCGACTTCTACCGCCACAGCGGCTTCCACGTCCAGGAAATTCCCAGTCCCTGGGACCGCCGCCGCTACCGCTGCACCCTCACGCGGGAGGCGTGA
- the rnhA gene encoding ribonuclease HI, giving the protein MSRPHRPQSAAQKAQAAARDRLPIKAGIQPDAPITGENVELYSDGACDTQAGHGGWATILNYKGKELVLSGNEEGTTNNRMELRGLLEGLKVLKRPCQVRVVTDSQYLRKAFTDGWILRWQRNGWKTAGGDPVKNQDLWEELIAQAKTHALTFVWVKGHAGHGENERVDELAVQERKKLRK; this is encoded by the coding sequence ATGTCGCGCCCGCACCGCCCCCAATCCGCCGCGCAGAAAGCGCAGGCCGCCGCGCGCGACCGCCTGCCCATCAAAGCCGGCATCCAGCCAGACGCGCCCATCACCGGGGAGAACGTCGAACTGTACAGCGACGGCGCGTGCGACACCCAGGCCGGACACGGCGGCTGGGCCACCATCCTGAATTACAAGGGCAAGGAACTCGTCCTGAGCGGCAACGAGGAAGGCACCACCAACAACCGCATGGAACTGCGCGGCCTCCTCGAGGGCCTGAAGGTCCTCAAACGGCCCTGCCAGGTGCGGGTCGTGACCGACAGCCAGTACCTGCGCAAGGCCTTCACGGACGGCTGGATCCTGAGGTGGCAGCGTAACGGCTGGAAGACCGCCGGGGGCGACCCCGTGAAGAACCAGGACCTGTGGGAGGAACTCATCGCGCAGGCCAAGACGCACGCCCTGACGTTCGTGTGGGTCAAGGGACACGCCGGGCACGGCGAGAACGAACGCGTGGACGAACTCGCCGTGCAGGAACGCAAGAAACTGCGGAAGTAG
- a CDS encoding DUF4870 domain-containing protein encodes MIRSPLTIPEPDRTPAIVTHLSPLAGFLIPTVGNLLGPLVAWLAYRDRSRALDDQGKEALNFQISWWLYSLVVGVLGFALFSLGLLGGAVGAAAGAPDVGAFAFLGSFGAFFLLFLPVLLITSLVPFVFMILAVVRVSAGQAYHYPLSIRFLK; translated from the coding sequence ATGATCCGCTCGCCGTTGACCATTCCCGAACCGGACCGCACGCCCGCGATCGTCACGCACCTGTCGCCGCTGGCGGGGTTCCTGATCCCGACGGTGGGGAACCTGCTGGGGCCGCTGGTGGCGTGGCTGGCGTACCGGGACCGCAGCCGAGCGCTGGACGATCAGGGCAAGGAGGCGCTGAACTTCCAGATCAGCTGGTGGCTGTACTCGCTGGTGGTGGGCGTGCTGGGCTTCGCGCTGTTCAGCCTGGGCCTGCTGGGGGGTGCGGTGGGCGCGGCGGCGGGCGCGCCGGACGTGGGAGCGTTCGCGTTCCTAGGGTCGTTCGGGGCGTTCTTCCTGCTGTTCCTGCCGGTGCTGCTGATCACGAGTCTGGTGCCGTTCGTGTTCATGATCCTGGCGGTGGTGCGGGTCAGTGCGGGGCAGGCGTACCACTATCCCCTCAGCATCCGCTTTCTGAAGTAG
- a CDS encoding PIG-L deacetylase family protein, with product MRIMAVFAHPDDEIGCIGTLAKHAARGDEVLLVWTTLGELASQFGDTSHEEVTRVRREHGAWVAQRIGARYHFFDMGDSRMTGGRAEALQLARLYAQFRPNAVITWSDDHPHPDHRMTAKIAFDAITLARIPKIINEAGGAAMPPAPDLSGDAAPESGEDVRRLDAWREPVRFYQYFAPASPYPEVFVNTADTLDVAAEVMGFYQAFYRWQWTAEQYRAARVDLGRLAGVGAAERFNLRVTHLPARDYLH from the coding sequence ATGCGGATCATGGCTGTGTTTGCGCACCCGGACGACGAGATCGGGTGCATCGGGACGCTGGCGAAGCACGCGGCGCGCGGGGACGAGGTGCTGCTGGTCTGGACGACGCTGGGTGAACTCGCCAGTCAGTTCGGGGACACCTCGCACGAGGAGGTGACCCGCGTGCGCCGAGAGCATGGCGCGTGGGTCGCCCAGAGGATCGGGGCGCGGTATCACTTCTTCGACATGGGGGACAGCCGCATGACGGGCGGCCGCGCCGAGGCGCTGCAACTGGCGCGGCTGTACGCGCAGTTCCGGCCGAACGCGGTGATCACCTGGAGTGACGATCACCCGCACCCGGATCACCGGATGACGGCGAAGATCGCGTTCGATGCGATCACCCTGGCGCGCATCCCGAAGATCATCAACGAGGCGGGGGGCGCCGCGATGCCGCCCGCGCCGGACCTGAGCGGGGACGCCGCGCCCGAGAGTGGCGAGGACGTGCGCCGCCTGGACGCGTGGCGCGAACCGGTGCGGTTCTACCAGTACTTCGCGCCCGCCAGTCCGTACCCGGAGGTGTTCGTGAACACGGCGGACACCCTGGACGTCGCGGCGGAGGTCATGGGGTTCTATCAGGCGTTCTACAGGTGGCAGTGGACGGCGGAGCAGTACCGGGCGGCGCGGGTGGACCTGGGGCGCCTGGCGGGCGTGGGCGCCGCTGAGCGGTTCAACCTGCGGGTCACGCATCTGCCCGCGCGGGACTACCTGCACTGA
- a CDS encoding SRPBCC family protein, with protein sequence MSESIHIKQTIVVRARPDVLYRLALEPKRRAKWDPNLAKAEYEGEGGRLANNSLVRFKFTRRLLGLSFTAKYGQLQAPQRGGWESVRHVGPLEKLTQGWTFKPMPGGTEVTLTVHGKVRFKWVRVPVERVLHNMVATTLLELQRTVDAQGAQLMEDMGRELAEKQRADQKAAKEAAKAAKRKK encoded by the coding sequence ATGTCGGAGTCCATTCACATCAAGCAGACGATCGTGGTCCGTGCCCGCCCGGACGTCCTGTACCGCCTCGCGCTGGAGCCAAAACGCCGCGCGAAATGGGACCCGAACCTCGCCAAGGCCGAGTACGAGGGCGAGGGCGGCCGCCTCGCGAACAACTCGCTCGTGCGCTTCAAGTTCACGCGCCGCCTCCTGGGCCTGAGCTTCACCGCGAAGTACGGGCAGCTGCAGGCCCCGCAGCGCGGCGGCTGGGAAAGCGTCCGGCACGTCGGCCCGCTCGAGAAGCTCACGCAGGGCTGGACATTCAAACCCATGCCCGGCGGGACCGAGGTGACCCTGACCGTGCACGGCAAGGTCCGCTTCAAGTGGGTGCGGGTGCCCGTCGAGCGCGTCCTGCACAACATGGTCGCCACGACCCTGCTGGAACTCCAGCGCACGGTGGACGCCCAGGGCGCGCAGCTCATGGAAGACATGGGCCGCGAACTGGCCGAGAAGCAGAGAGCCGACCAGAAGGCCGCGAAGGAAGCCGCGAAGGCCGCCAAGCGCAAAAAGTAA
- a CDS encoding permease prefix domain 1-containing protein, translating into MSPEEHYVRNATRGLRGQTRKATQAELLDHLTERTRQLTLTGLSPEQAREQALQELGPAPTVARSLRSGQHVHPALSAAALLALATMLLWPVPELLSEPWRLSLNETSTSVSTLKNEGYMTTTDVTRKLMNYGVTFRRNGSVWVLSHPGWPDATLGWNDLGCTIPQVSSSHDQPHLWFTKIPTAAYIHPSQILTCMSAAEWPITVTPAGVELDGTPIPASWHATRPANLHAHQFAQAVRGLPPANWAASFTTGGPLIWESPIRANETTHKIMVETSARRVALLLRGSTVVRFWPPEDPVNNPMFIYTPLTVQSGHTVTLPDQLSSPGQSRGSFSLLNDLTSWLNAPLSSRPAILVALPDRTDAPVDLTPLKFTP; encoded by the coding sequence ATGAGCCCTGAAGAACACTACGTCCGCAACGCCACCCGCGGCCTGCGCGGTCAGACCCGCAAGGCCACCCAGGCCGAACTGCTCGACCACCTCACCGAACGCACCCGGCAACTCACCCTGACCGGCCTCAGCCCCGAACAGGCCAGAGAACAGGCCCTGCAGGAACTCGGCCCCGCCCCCACCGTCGCCCGCAGCCTGCGCTCAGGGCAGCACGTCCACCCCGCCCTGAGCGCCGCCGCACTCCTCGCACTCGCCACCATGCTGCTGTGGCCCGTGCCGGAGTTACTCTCCGAACCCTGGCGGCTATCCCTGAATGAAACGTCGACCTCAGTGTCCACCCTGAAAAACGAAGGGTACATGACCACCACCGACGTGACGAGGAAGCTGATGAACTACGGCGTCACGTTCCGCCGGAACGGAAGCGTATGGGTGCTCAGTCACCCAGGCTGGCCGGACGCGACGCTGGGTTGGAACGATCTGGGATGCACCATCCCACAGGTATCATCCAGCCACGACCAGCCCCACCTGTGGTTCACGAAGATCCCCACGGCAGCCTACATTCACCCGTCGCAGATCCTGACGTGCATGAGTGCCGCCGAGTGGCCGATCACCGTCACCCCGGCTGGCGTCGAACTGGACGGCACACCCATCCCCGCCTCCTGGCATGCCACGCGGCCCGCCAATCTTCACGCACACCAGTTCGCGCAGGCCGTCCGGGGTCTTCCTCCAGCCAACTGGGCGGCATCATTCACGACAGGCGGACCGTTGATCTGGGAGTCACCCATCAGAGCGAATGAGACCACCCACAAAATCATGGTGGAAACGTCCGCTCGCCGGGTAGCTTTGCTTCTCCGTGGTTCGACGGTGGTTCGCTTCTGGCCGCCTGAGGACCCTGTGAATAACCCAATGTTCATATACACCCCACTGACGGTTCAATCCGGTCACACCGTCACCCTGCCAGATCAATTGAGTTCTCCCGGGCAATCACGCGGCTCGTTTTCGCTGCTGAATGACCTCACCTCCTGGTTGAACGCCCCGCTGTCATCCCGCCCGGCCATTCTCGTGGCGTTGCCGGACCGGACCGATGCGCCGGTTGACCTGACCCCGTTGAAGTTCACGCCCTGA
- a CDS encoding PadR family transcriptional regulator translates to MQSNGADGNLLRGTLDFLLLASLEHGPLYGLRIIQDVQQRTGGHFNFKEGTLYPALHRLEKRALIRAETRPSDSGGPPRKYYHLTPTGLNELTRQREEQRAHARALRPYLEFA, encoded by the coding sequence ATGCAAAGTAATGGTGCGGACGGCAACCTGCTGCGCGGCACGCTGGACTTCCTGCTGCTCGCCAGCCTCGAACACGGCCCCCTCTACGGACTGCGGATCATCCAGGACGTCCAGCAGCGCACCGGCGGCCACTTCAACTTCAAGGAAGGCACCCTCTACCCCGCCCTGCACCGCCTGGAAAAACGCGCCCTGATCCGCGCCGAAACCCGCCCCAGCGACAGCGGCGGCCCCCCCCGCAAGTACTACCACCTGACCCCCACCGGCCTGAATGAACTCACCCGCCAACGCGAAGAACAACGCGCCCACGCCCGCGCCCTGCGCCCCTACCTGGAGTTCGCATGA